In the genome of Rhodamnia argentea isolate NSW1041297 chromosome 3, ASM2092103v1, whole genome shotgun sequence, one region contains:
- the LOC115746544 gene encoding uncharacterized protein LOC115746544, whose product MSGSVPLFLLWSCLFAAHACNARRFSPNGGRNPSNPVHRLGKDVEIRNLRHGKENSAEIIMERIHHEELKDLMGHLRKQQVIGGVNSGQEGSVAVPFKSHQHNADAKLEAHSISKARLMMEFANSNHNEQAIDSGELDDAKGDVMVMDYAQPHRKPPIHNEEP is encoded by the exons ATGTCTGGTTCTGtacctctcttccttctctggTCGTGCCTTTTCGCGGCGCATGCATGCAACGCTCGTCGTTTCAGCCCTAATGGCGGACGAAACCCTAGCAACCCAGTACATCGGCTCGGCAAG GATGTAGAAATTCGGAATTTGCGTCACGGAAAGGAAAATAGCGCGGAGATCATCATGGAAAGGATTCATCACGAAGAGCTCAAGGATTTAATGGGTCATCTGAGAAAGCAACAAGTCATCGGCGGAGTAAATTCAG GACAAGAGGGCAGCGTGGCAGTGCCCTTTAAGAGCCATCAGCATAATGCCGATGCCAAACTGGAG GCACACAGTATTTCGAAAGCCAGGTTGATGATGGAATTTGCAAATAGTAATCACAACGAGCAAGCTATAGATTCTGGAGAATTAGACGACGCGAAGGGCGACGTGATGGTGATGGACTATGCACAGCCCCATCGTAAGCCGCCCATTCACAACGAAGAACCCTGA
- the LOC115746541 gene encoding uncharacterized protein LOC115746541 yields the protein MEAWDELQRVQSRILERISNLELSLLSRTFSSSSFAVSLPPVATGDAVSALSGRLLSSLGAAAPDSVSGTEARLSAILRSNGVTDFAFKRVPGDYYERSYEERQRILGARSIDHLCKSIVMVNTQAPSTVIDCNDRNNSKYYLVVVQYTARLNAEALKNYLYALNDSKVPKKKFNLRLAPEETSLMLTGFEHNAVTCIGMKTEIPVILDEAIVKLNPDYFWLGGGEVDLKLGIRTSQFIDCVKPFIVSCSTGILQRKLYRTCRRKSPMRLLI from the exons ATGGAGGCATGGGACGAGCTCCAGCGAGTCCAATCCCGAATACTCGAGCGCATTTCCAACCTcgagctctctctcctctccaggaccttctcttcctcctccttcgccgTCTCCTTGCCTCCCGTCGCGACCGGCGACGCCGTCTCGGCCCTCTCCGGACGGCTCTTGTCGTCGCTCGGCGCCGCGGCTCCGGATTCCGTCTCCGGCACCGAAGCCCGCCTATCGGCGATTCTCAGGAGCAATGGCGTCACGGACTTCGCCTTCAAAAGAGTTCCGGGGGATTATTACGAGCGGTCGTACGAGGAGAGGCAGAGGATCCTCGGCGCGCGCTCAATTGATCATCTGTGCAAAAGCATCGTCATG GTGAATACTCAAGCTCCATCTACTGTCATTGATTGCAATGATCGAAACAATTCAAAGTATTATCTTGTAGTTGTTCAG TATACTGCTCGGCTTAACGCCGAAGCTCTAAAAAACTATCTTTATGCACTCAACGATAGCAAGgtaccaaaaaagaaattcaatt TGAGGCTCGCCCCCGAGGAGACATCCCTGATGTTGACTGGATTTGAGCACAACGCAGTGACATGTATTGGCATGAAGACTGAGATTCCG GTGATCCTGGACGAAGCCATTGTGAAGCTTAATCCCGATTACTTCTGGCTAGGAGGTGGGGAGGTAGATCTGAAGCTTGGAATACGGACTTCTCAATTCATCGATTGCGTCAAACCCTTCATCGTCAGCTGCAGTACGGGAATACTCCAAAGGAAGCTCTATCGTACTTGTCGGAGAAAAAGTCCGATGAGGCTGCTGATCTGA
- the LOC115746540 gene encoding L-lactate dehydrogenase A-like: protein MHKAPSASSLGPGGLDLTQAFFKPIQNTAPPSPTKRHTKIAVVGVGNVGMAIAQTILTQDLADELALIDAKPDKLRGEMLDLQHAAAFLPRTKISASVDYSVAAGSDLCIVTAGARQIAGESRLNLLQRNVALFRIIVPALARHAPDSMLLIVSNPVDVLTYVAWKLSGFPSNRVVGAGTNLDSSRFRFLIADHLDVNAQDVQAYIVGEHGDSSVALWSSISVGGVPILSFLEKQQIAYEKETLEKIHKEVVDCAYEVISLKGYTSWAIGYSVASLARTLLRDQRRIHPVSVLARGFFGIEGGDVFLSLPAQLGRGGVMGVTNVHMTDEEAERLRGSARAILEVQGQLDLGI from the exons ATGCACAAAGCTCCGTCGGCTTCCTCCCTCGGCCCCGGCGGCTTGGACCTGACCCAAGCCTTCTTCAAGCCGATCCAGAACACCGCGCCGCCGTCTCCCACCAAGCGCCACACCAAGATCGCCGTCGTCGGGGTCGGCAACGTCGGCATGGCCATCGCCCAGACCATCCTCACCCAGGACCTCGCCGACGAGCTCGCCCTCATCGACGCCAAGCCCGACAAGCTCCGCGGCGAGATGCTCGACCTCCAGCACGCCGCCGCCTTCCTCCCCCGCACCAAGATCTCGGCCTCCGTCGACTACTCCGTCGCCGCCGGGTCCGACCTCTGCATCGTCACCGCCGGGGCGAGGCAGATCGCCGGGGAGTCCAGGCTGAACCTGCTCCAGAGGAACGTGGCCCTGTTCCGGATCATCGTGCCGGCGCTCGCGAGGCACGCGCCGGATTCGATGCTGCTGATCGTGTCTAACCCGGTGGACGTGCTGACGTACGTGGCCTGGAAGCTGTCCGGGTTCCCGTCGAACCGGGTCGTCGGGGCGGGCACGAATCTGGACTCGTCCAGGTTCAGGTTCCTGATCGCCGATCACCTCGACGTCAACGCGCAGGACGTGCAG GCCTACATCGTGGGCGAACACGGCGACAGCTCGGTCGCCTTGTGGTCGAGCATAAGCGTCGGCGGAGTCCCGATCCTGAGCTTCCTGGAGAAACAGCAGATCGCGTACGAGAAGGAGACCCTCGAGAAAATCCACAAGGAGGTCGTGGACTGCGCCTACGAAGTCATCAGCCTCAAGGGCTACACCTCGTGGGCGATCGGGTACTCGGTCGCGAGCTTGGCGCGGACCCTGCTCCGGGACCAGCGTAGGATCCACCCGGTCTCGGTGCTGGCCAGGGGGTTCTTCGGCATCGAGGGGGGCGACGTGTTCCTGAGCTTGCCGGCCCAGCTCGGCCGCGGCGGCGTCATGGGCGTGACCAATGTGCACATGACCGACGAGGAGGCGGAGCGGCTGAGGGGGTCGGCGAGGGCCATCTTGGAGGTGCAGGGTCAGCTGGATTTGGGCATTtga
- the LOC115746542 gene encoding vesicle-associated protein 1-1-like, producing MSTGELLDIEPLELKFPFELKKQISCSLQLSNKTDNYVAFKVKTTNPKKYCVRPNTGIVLPRSTCDIIVTMQAQKEAPPDMQCKDKFLLQSVKVNDGIAAKDITAEMFNKELGNVVEECKLRVVYVAPPQPPSPVPEGSEEGSSPRGSVSDNGNINGSEVASVTRSFDEPQDKSVEARALIKKLTEEKNNAIQQSNKLRQEMELLRREGSRNQGGISFMIVVIIGLLGIILGYFMKKT from the exons ATGAGCACCGGCGAGCTGCTCGACATCGAGCCCTTGGAGCTGAAGTTTCCGT TTGAGCTGAAGAAGCAGATCTCGTGTTCTCTTCAGCTGTCCAACAAAACCGACAACTATGTCGCTTTCAAG GTGAAAACGACCAATCCGAAGAAATACTGTGTTCGCCCAAACACGGGGATTGTCTTGCCTCGGTCCACATGTGATATAATAG TTACTATGCAAGCTCAAAAGGAGGCTCCTCCTGACATGCAATGCAAAGATAAATTTCTTCTACAGAGTGTGAAGGTAAATGATGGCATAGCTGCGAAGGATATTACTGCTGAAATG TTCAATAAGGAGTTGGGCAATGTGGTTGAAGAATGCAAATTGCGGGTGGTTTACGTTGCACCTCCTCAACCACCTTCTCCCGTTCCAGAAGGGTCAGAAGAAGGTTCTTCACCAAGGGGTTCTGTGTCTGACAATGGCAACATCAACGGTTCTGAGGTGGCTTCT GTTACAAGATCTTTTGACGAGCCTCAAGATAAATCTGTTGAG GCGAGAGCCCTCATAAAAAAGTTGACAGAGGAGAAGAATAATGCTATTCAGCAAAGTAACAAGCTTCGTCAAGAAATG GAGCTGCTAAGGCGGGAGGGCAGCAGGAACCAAGGCGGCATCTCGTTTATGATTGTTGTTATTATTGGTTTGCTCGGCATCATCTTGGGGTACTTCATGAAGAAGACTTAA
- the LOC115746547 gene encoding uncharacterized protein LOC115746547 codes for MGLIRSCFSFLAGTAFGVYVAQNYNVPNIKKLTGTGLLIAKHIEETYRKPKKRDDDDD; via the coding sequence ATGGGACTGATCAGGAGCTGCTTCTCGTTCTTAGCAGGGACGGCCTTCGGCGTCTACGTGGCTCAGAACTACAACGTGCCCAACATCAAGAAGCTCACGGGCACCGGTCTTCTGATCGCGAAGCACATCGAAGAGACTTACCGGAAGCCCAAGAAgagagacgacgacgacgattag
- the LOC115746543 gene encoding 23.6 kDa heat shock protein, mitochondrial-like, translating into MASRLALRRALASAISGNKLASPVRSASVAPFMTGTRSFNTGIQVTRADEGSEAVDVDRTPDRSVSRRRDRSLAPFSDFFDPFAPTRSLSQVLNLMDQLMEDPLQAFRGGSRRGWEVKEDDKALQLRIDMPGLSKGDVKVVVEQNTLIIRGEGGDPEAGEEGRRRYSGRIDLPPNVYKLDEIKAEMRNGVLKIVVPKAQEGERKDVLEVPVA; encoded by the exons ATGGCGTCCCGGCTCGCTCTCAGGAGAGCTCTTGCCTCGGCTATCTCCGGCAACAAGCTCGCAAGCCCGGTCCGGTCGGCTTCGGTGGCTCCGTTTATGACGGGGACACGCTCCTTCAACACCGGCATTCAGGTGACCAGAGCCGACGAAGGGAGCGAAGCCGTCGACGTCGACCGGACCCCTGACCGCTCTGTCTCTCGCCGCCGTGATCGCTCTCTCGCTCCTTTCTCTG ATTTCTTCGACCCCTTCGCTCCGACGAGGAGCTTGAGCCAAGTCCTGAACCTCATGGACCAGCTAATGGAGGACCCTCTCCAGGCATTCCGCGGCGGGTCCAGGAGAGGGTGGGAGGtgaaggaggacgacaaggccCTTCAACTCCGGATCGACATGCCCGGGCTTAGCAAGGGCGACGTGAAGGTGGTGGTGGAGCAGAACACCCTGATCATCAGGGGAGAAGGCGGGGACCCGGAAGCGGGCGAGGAGGGCCGCCGGAGGTACTCCGGCAGGATCGACCTTCCCCCGAACGTGTACAAGCTGGACGAGATAAAGGCGGAGATGAGGAATGGAGTGCTGAAGATTGTGGTGCCCAAAGCGCAGGAAGGAGAGAGGAAGGACGTGTTGGAGGTTCCGGTGGCGTAA
- the LOC115746536 gene encoding NADH dehydrogenase [ubiquinone] 1 beta subcomplex subunit 8, mitochondrial translates to MAARLSHVASRIMGGNGVVARSVSSSLRLRSGMGLPVGKHIVPDKPVPVNDELMWDNGTAFPEPCIDRIADTVGKYEALAWLCGGLSFFASLGLLAVWNDKASKIPFAPKVYPYDNLRVELGGEP, encoded by the exons ATGGCTGCGAGACTGAGCCACGTGGCTTCGAGGATCATGGGCGGCAACGGCGTCGTCGCCCGCTCCGTCTCTTCCTCTCTCCGCCTCCGTTCCGGCATGGGCCTCCCCGTCGGCAAGCACATCGTCCCCGACAAGCCT GTGCCTGTGAACGACGAGCTCATGTGGGACAACGGGACCGCATTCCCCGAGCCCTGCATTGATCGCATCGCGGACACTGTCGGAAag TATGAAGCATTGGCTTGGCTTTGTGGAGGTTTGAGTTTCTTCGCGTCTTTGGGGCTTTTGGCTGTGTGGAATGATAAGGCATCGAAGATACCATTT GCACCGAAAGTATATCCGTATGACAACTTACGGGTGGAGCTTGGTGGTGAACCATAG